In Anabaena sphaerica FACHB-251, a genomic segment contains:
- a CDS encoding ABC transporter permease, protein MNFLESVQMAGKTLLANKLRSALTMLGIIIGNGSVIAMIGIGEGGQKFVANQLNSLGPNILFVIPGNEEVQRVSRDVTRTLVLEDAKAIATQVPTIAATSAELNSRQVVTYKNRNTDVNIIGTTPSFLTVRDFEVATGRFFTDIDMKRSNQVVVLGAKLKEKLFGNTNPVSQQIRIKNASFQVIGVLTDKGSNLGVDYDESALVPILTSANRLVGKTSPYGLEVTYIVASAKDADSVDAAEFQITNLLRQRHKLVGENDFTIRTQKDALQTVGQISGALTTMLAAIAGISLFVGGIGIMNIMLVSVTERTQEIGLRKAIGATQQDILLQFIIEAVIVSVIGGLVGTAVGVGCIILVSALTPLEASISIVSITMAVGISGGIGLFFGVVPARRAAQLDPIVALRSA, encoded by the coding sequence ATGAATTTTTTAGAAAGCGTGCAAATGGCAGGTAAAACCTTACTCGCTAACAAATTGCGAAGCGCCTTAACAATGTTGGGTATTATCATTGGTAATGGCTCTGTAATTGCGATGATTGGAATTGGGGAAGGGGGACAAAAGTTTGTAGCCAATCAACTAAATTCCTTGGGACCAAACATTTTATTTGTGATTCCCGGTAATGAAGAAGTTCAACGGGTTTCTAGAGATGTTACCAGAACTCTGGTTTTAGAAGATGCTAAAGCGATCGCAACTCAAGTACCCACAATAGCAGCTACCTCTGCCGAACTCAATAGTAGACAGGTGGTTACTTATAAAAATAGAAATACCGATGTCAATATTATTGGTACAACTCCCAGCTTTTTGACAGTACGTGATTTTGAAGTAGCGACAGGAAGGTTTTTCACAGACATAGATATGAAGCGCAGCAACCAAGTTGTCGTGCTTGGTGCAAAATTGAAAGAAAAACTTTTTGGTAATACTAATCCCGTTAGTCAGCAGATACGAATCAAAAACGCCAGCTTTCAAGTAATTGGGGTACTAACAGACAAAGGTTCAAATTTGGGTGTAGATTACGATGAATCAGCATTAGTTCCGATTCTCACATCAGCAAATCGGCTAGTCGGCAAAACTTCTCCCTATGGATTAGAAGTAACCTATATTGTTGCTTCTGCGAAAGATGCAGATAGTGTAGATGCAGCAGAGTTTCAAATTACCAATTTACTACGACAACGCCACAAACTTGTCGGTGAAAATGATTTTACTATCCGTACCCAAAAGGATGCTTTGCAAACAGTAGGTCAAATTTCCGGTGCTTTGACAACCATGCTGGCTGCGATCGCAGGCATTTCTCTATTTGTCGGTGGAATTGGTATTATGAATATTATGCTCGTTTCTGTCACCGAACGCACCCAAGAAATTGGATTGAGAAAAGCAATTGGTGCTACTCAACAAGACATTTTACTTCAGTTCATAATTGAAGCAGTAATTGTTTCTGTAATTGGCGGTTTAGTGGGTACTGCGGTTGGTGTCGGTTGCATAATCTTAGTATCAGCCCTAACTCCTTTAGAAGCGAGTATTTCCATTGTTTCAATTACAATGGCTGTTGGCATTTCTGGTGGAATTGGTTTATTTTTTGGCGTAGTTCCTGCCCGTCGTGCTGCTCAACTTGACCCAATTGTGGCATTAAGGAGCGCGTAA
- a CDS encoding ABC transporter ATP-binding protein: MSNTLTVNDSSITNPERKSGIICLENIFKIYGSGETEVKALNDINLVIEKGEYCAIMGPSGSGKSTAMNIIGCLDRPSSGHYYLDNLDVAQIGDTELAHIRNKKLGFVFQQFHLLNQLTAMENVMLPMVYAGVKPGERKERAIEALIKVGLEKRLNNKPTQLSGGQQQRVAIARAIVNRPVVLLADEPTGALDSRTTQEVLDIFGELNSSGITVVMVTHETEVARQTKRIVWFRDGEVVHSHLTPSELHQLVVS, encoded by the coding sequence ATGTCTAATACTCTCACTGTTAACGATTCTAGTATTACTAATCCTGAGAGAAAATCAGGAATTATTTGTTTAGAGAACATCTTCAAAATATATGGTAGTGGTGAAACAGAAGTAAAAGCCCTAAATGATATCAACTTAGTTATAGAAAAAGGTGAATATTGTGCGATTATGGGACCTTCTGGTTCTGGTAAATCTACCGCGATGAATATTATCGGCTGTTTAGATCGTCCCAGTTCTGGACATTATTATTTAGACAATCTTGATGTAGCCCAAATCGGTGATACAGAATTGGCACATATTCGCAATAAAAAGTTAGGGTTTGTATTTCAACAATTCCATTTATTAAACCAATTGACAGCAATGGAAAATGTGATGCTGCCAATGGTGTATGCTGGTGTTAAGCCTGGGGAAAGAAAAGAACGGGCAATTGAGGCATTGATAAAAGTAGGTTTAGAAAAACGTCTCAATAATAAACCTACCCAATTATCAGGGGGACAACAACAAAGAGTAGCGATCGCCCGCGCCATTGTCAACCGTCCCGTTGTGCTTTTAGCTGATGAACCTACAGGTGCATTAGACTCTCGCACTACTCAGGAAGTTTTAGATATTTTTGGTGAATTAAATAGCAGTGGAATTACAGTTGTTATGGTAACTCATGAAACAGAAGTTGCTCGTCAAACTAAACGCATTGTTTGGTTTCGTGATGGAGAAGTTGTCCATTCTCACCTGACACCAAGTGAGTTACATCAGCTTGTAGTTTCTTGA
- the arfB gene encoding alternative ribosome rescue aminoacyl-tRNA hydrolase ArfB, with protein sequence MLQITDRTTIPISEISITAIRSQGAGGQNVNKVATAIHLRFDINASSLSPLYKERLLNLGDQRITKDGIIVIKAQQHRTQEQNKEDALKRLQTLIKSVTVISPKRKPTKPSRGAKNKRIDSKTKRGEIKALRGKITD encoded by the coding sequence ATGCTGCAAATCACCGACAGAACCACCATCCCTATTAGCGAAATTAGTATTACTGCAATTCGTTCTCAAGGTGCAGGTGGTCAAAATGTCAATAAAGTTGCTACAGCCATTCATTTGCGCTTCGACATCAACGCCTCTTCCCTATCACCGCTTTACAAAGAACGTCTGCTCAATTTGGGAGATCAACGCATCACCAAAGATGGGATAATCGTTATCAAAGCCCAACAGCATCGTACTCAAGAACAGAATAAAGAAGACGCGCTCAAACGTCTCCAAACCTTAATCAAAAGCGTCACTGTCATTTCCCCAAAACGCAAGCCCACAAAACCCTCGCGCGGCGCTAAAAATAAACGCATTGACAGCAAAACCAAACGCGGCGAAATTAAAGCCCTAAGAGGCAAAATTACAGATTGA